In a genomic window of Sphingomonas koreensis:
- a CDS encoding enoyl-CoA hydratase-related protein, with product MSADVNESSRAVLRVERDGPLVILTIDDPGTRNALSPLLTRELVAACDAINADMSVGCVILTAAGDVFCAGGNLKDMYARANHFAGNAAEIRRTYLAGVQTIARALHDLEVPSIAAVNGAAMGAGMDFATMCTMRIASDRAKFAESFIKLGLTSAAGGAWFLTRAIGQSAAAEMALTGDTLDAEQALAIGLVSRVVQHDALLDEARTLAARITRHPMHSIRLNTRLLRDSARLDLHTALEIAAGMQAIVQQTDDQHEAVAAVMERRIPAFTGR from the coding sequence ATGAGCGCTGACGTGAACGAAAGCAGCCGCGCCGTGCTTCGGGTCGAGCGCGATGGGCCACTCGTCATTCTGACCATCGACGATCCCGGCACCCGCAACGCACTTAGTCCATTGCTCACGCGCGAGCTGGTCGCCGCATGCGATGCCATCAATGCCGATATGAGCGTAGGATGCGTAATCCTGACGGCGGCAGGCGATGTTTTCTGTGCCGGTGGCAACCTCAAGGACATGTACGCCCGCGCCAATCACTTCGCCGGCAACGCCGCCGAGATCCGTCGGACCTATCTGGCCGGCGTGCAGACGATCGCGCGCGCGCTCCACGATCTGGAGGTGCCTTCCATCGCTGCGGTAAACGGCGCCGCAATGGGTGCCGGAATGGACTTTGCTACCATGTGCACGATGCGGATCGCGTCGGATCGAGCGAAGTTCGCGGAAAGTTTCATCAAGCTCGGCCTGACTTCGGCAGCGGGCGGCGCATGGTTTCTGACGCGCGCGATCGGCCAGTCGGCGGCCGCAGAGATGGCGCTTACCGGCGACACGCTCGATGCCGAACAAGCGCTTGCGATCGGACTCGTGTCTCGCGTGGTCCAACATGATGCGCTGCTCGACGAGGCGAGAACCTTGGCGGCGCGGATTACGCGACATCCGATGCACTCGATCCGGCTCAACACCCGGCTCCTGCGCGATTCCGCCAGACTCGACCTGCATACCGCGCTCGAGATCGCCGCGGGGATGCAGGCGATCGTGCAGCAGACCGACGACCAGCACGAGGCGGTGGCCGCAGTAATGGAGCGTCGTATCCCGGCATTCACCGGTCGCTAG
- a CDS encoding 2Fe-2S iron-sulfur cluster-binding protein, with product MRIVFGLPSQEQIFATVAEGESLMRAAVEHDVPGIYGDCGGQCACATCHVYIDSDWIERVGTAEPGSTEESMLEGAPADVQPNSRLACQVILTPELDGLVVLVPEGQ from the coding sequence ATGCGCATCGTTTTCGGACTCCCTTCCCAGGAACAGATCTTTGCAACGGTTGCGGAAGGGGAAAGTCTCATGCGCGCCGCCGTCGAGCATGACGTGCCCGGGATCTATGGCGATTGCGGGGGGCAGTGCGCGTGCGCGACCTGCCATGTCTATATCGACAGCGACTGGATCGAACGCGTGGGCACGGCCGAACCCGGCTCGACTGAAGAATCGATGCTCGAAGGCGCTCCGGCCGATGTCCAGCCTAACTCCCGGCTGGCGTGCCAAGTGATCCTCACGCCTGAACTCGACGGGCTGGTCGTGCTTGTGCCGGAAGGCCAATGA
- a CDS encoding cytochrome P450, which translates to MNTQIRGAIETIDVSRPSIFRDDSWRPLFAKLRADDPVHYCADSRSGPYWSITRYEDIVRVDTDPDGFSSHYSRGGVTLDDRKTSQSFMQMDPPDHTRKRKSVTGIVAPKSLGQMEILIRERAGRTLDALPRNEEFDWVENVSVELTSMMLATLFGHPVEDRRRLVRWSDIITADLEDPESPISTEEERQEVLKEFYMSMVEVWQRRQSEPPGFDIISILAHDPEMRNASLQEITSVFGLFLVGGNDTTRNSMSGGVWGFAQNPDEWTKLKANQKLLGNAVSEIIRFQTPVIYERRTATRDIELGGKIIKEGDRVAMWYISGNRDESVFDEPDRLRIERPNARQHLSFGMGPHRCIGSRLAEMQLRVLWEEVLARGLEIEVLTPPTYAFSNLVRSPTRLPVRIKG; encoded by the coding sequence ATGAACACTCAGATTCGCGGTGCGATCGAGACGATCGATGTCAGCCGTCCGAGCATCTTCCGCGACGATTCCTGGCGACCGCTGTTCGCGAAGCTCAGGGCAGACGATCCGGTGCATTACTGCGCCGACAGCCGCAGCGGACCCTATTGGTCGATCACACGCTACGAAGACATCGTCCGGGTCGATACCGACCCAGACGGCTTCTCTTCCCATTATTCGCGCGGAGGTGTGACCCTGGATGATCGCAAGACGAGCCAGAGCTTCATGCAGATGGATCCGCCCGACCACACGCGTAAGCGCAAGAGCGTCACGGGCATCGTCGCCCCAAAGAGCCTGGGCCAGATGGAAATTCTTATCCGCGAGCGGGCTGGCCGTACGCTCGATGCGCTGCCCCGCAACGAGGAGTTCGACTGGGTCGAGAATGTATCCGTCGAGCTCACCTCGATGATGTTGGCCACGCTGTTCGGACATCCGGTGGAAGATCGCCGCCGGCTGGTGCGCTGGTCGGACATCATTACCGCTGATCTTGAGGATCCGGAGAGTCCCATCAGCACGGAGGAAGAAAGGCAGGAGGTTCTCAAGGAGTTCTACATGTCGATGGTGGAGGTCTGGCAGCGACGCCAGAGCGAGCCGCCGGGCTTCGACATCATTTCGATCCTCGCGCACGACCCGGAGATGCGCAACGCGTCGCTTCAGGAAATCACCAGCGTCTTCGGTCTCTTCCTCGTCGGCGGAAACGACACCACCCGCAACTCTATGTCGGGCGGGGTATGGGGATTCGCGCAGAACCCCGATGAGTGGACGAAGCTCAAGGCAAATCAGAAACTGCTCGGCAACGCCGTGTCCGAGATCATCCGTTTTCAGACACCGGTCATCTATGAGCGCCGAACCGCGACGCGCGACATCGAGCTTGGCGGTAAAATCATCAAGGAAGGCGACCGGGTCGCCATGTGGTATATTTCGGGCAATCGCGACGAGAGCGTGTTCGATGAGCCCGATCGTCTCCGGATCGAACGACCGAACGCACGCCAGCATCTATCATTTGGCATGGGGCCGCATCGCTGCATCGGCTCGCGCCTGGCGGAAATGCAGTTGCGCGTATTGTGGGAGGAAGTGCTGGCCCGCGGACTCGAGATCGAGGTGCTTACACCGCCCACTTACGCTTTCTCGAATCTCGTGCGCAGCCCGACCCGGCTGCCGGTCCGTATCAAGGGCTGA
- a CDS encoding SDR family oxidoreductase, with translation MTRSVFRPDLLRGKSVFIAGGTSGINLGIAEAYADAGASVAIAGRDAEKAENAANHLRGRGGEAIGVSLDVRDYASVEAGLELARNRFGEFDIVISGAAGNFLAPALGMSANGFRTVIDIDLNGTFNIFRAAYALLRKPGASLIAISAGQATNPMMFQAHVCAAKAGINMLVKVLAMEWGPAGVRVNVISPGPIGGTEGMARLTPTAEEEASWKARIALRDFGQKSDVSEMAMFLASDASAYVTGSIFQCDGGWTLGNSSGETLGGEAR, from the coding sequence ATGACCCGATCAGTCTTTCGTCCTGACCTCTTGCGAGGCAAGTCGGTCTTCATCGCCGGCGGCACCAGCGGCATCAATCTTGGTATCGCAGAGGCATATGCGGATGCGGGCGCAAGCGTAGCCATAGCCGGCCGCGACGCCGAAAAGGCCGAGAACGCCGCGAACCATCTGCGCGGGAGAGGTGGCGAGGCCATCGGTGTCAGCCTCGATGTGCGGGACTATGCCTCGGTGGAGGCGGGGCTTGAACTCGCGCGGAACAGGTTCGGCGAATTCGACATCGTCATATCAGGTGCTGCCGGAAACTTTCTCGCGCCCGCGCTCGGCATGTCGGCGAACGGATTTCGCACCGTCATCGACATTGATCTCAATGGTACCTTCAACATATTCCGCGCCGCCTATGCGCTGCTTCGCAAACCCGGTGCATCGCTGATCGCGATCAGCGCGGGTCAGGCGACGAACCCGATGATGTTCCAGGCACATGTTTGCGCAGCGAAGGCTGGCATCAACATGCTTGTGAAGGTCCTGGCGATGGAATGGGGGCCGGCGGGGGTGCGCGTGAATGTGATTTCACCAGGCCCGATCGGCGGTACCGAGGGCATGGCGCGTCTCACTCCCACAGCAGAGGAAGAAGCGTCCTGGAAGGCCCGCATAGCGCTGCGTGATTTCGGACAGAAAAGCGATGTCTCCGAGATGGCGATGTTCCTCGCAAGCGACGCATCGGCCTATGTCACTGGCTCGATCTTCCAATGCGACGGTGGCTGGACGCTGGGTAATTCCTCGGGCGAGACTCTCGGCGGCGAGGCGCGATAG
- a CDS encoding SDR family NAD(P)-dependent oxidoreductase, with the protein MINPMSLDGRSVIITGAAQGIGLATAHLLYELGAHVTLLDRNEERLSEAASAFDAQRILVQCGSITDRSFVGRAMAAHIARFGAVDGLVNNAGITRTAMIEKMTLEDWQAVIDVNLTGVFNMLQAVGTTMIARAKEGEANPGAIVNISSDAGRKGTIGQINYGAAKSGVLGITMSAAREWGRHGIRVNSVAYGVVETEMTEIARSEKFRDRYLSNIPLGRFLSPDEAAYSIAFLLSPASAFITGQHLSVNGGGHITA; encoded by the coding sequence ATGATCAACCCGATGTCACTCGATGGCCGCAGCGTGATCATTACGGGCGCCGCGCAGGGAATAGGACTGGCGACCGCTCATCTGTTGTACGAACTCGGCGCGCATGTAACGCTGCTCGATCGCAATGAGGAAAGGCTTAGCGAAGCCGCCTCGGCATTCGATGCACAGCGCATTCTCGTGCAATGCGGCAGCATTACCGACCGGTCGTTCGTGGGCCGCGCCATGGCCGCACATATCGCCCGGTTCGGTGCGGTCGATGGTCTGGTCAACAACGCAGGGATCACCCGTACGGCGATGATCGAGAAGATGACTCTCGAGGATTGGCAGGCCGTGATCGATGTCAATCTCACCGGCGTCTTCAACATGCTGCAGGCAGTCGGCACAACGATGATCGCCAGAGCCAAAGAGGGCGAGGCCAATCCGGGCGCTATCGTCAACATATCCTCCGATGCCGGTCGCAAGGGAACGATCGGCCAGATCAATTATGGTGCCGCGAAATCCGGAGTGCTCGGGATCACGATGAGCGCAGCCCGTGAATGGGGCCGTCACGGGATCCGCGTGAACAGCGTCGCCTACGGGGTCGTCGAAACTGAGATGACCGAGATCGCACGCAGCGAGAAGTTCCGGGACCGATATCTTTCGAACATCCCGCTCGGCCGCTTCCTCAGTCCAGACGAAGCCGCCTACTCGATCGCCTTTCTGCTCTCGCCTGCCTCGGCCTTCATTACGGGTCAGCATCTCAGCGTGAACGGCGGCGGCCACATCACCGCCTGA
- a CDS encoding acyl-CoA dehydrogenase family protein produces the protein MEFRLTDTQRELQEAARKFARAELSDLARELEEKASPVPDAMRKRYAEMGFLGVNLPEQYGGLGLGHLEALLVLEQFAMISVAVAFPVFESATGPVRTVEHFASDKLKARILPEVIKGEKIVAVSMSEPAAGTALTDLKTAARYDGDEIVLTGQKRWCSGGGHSDYYIVYCRFDDEPGAKGIGAVLVEKEREGISFGRPESLMGFRGIPSADIYLDEVRVSKDNLIVPKGGFGKLMTAFSLERCGNATMGLGIAAAALEEATEYSQERHQFGKPIVDFQAIQLKLAEMAMKVEASRLLIYRAAVNASQGLPSILDSSLAKCFSNEMVVEVASKGLQIMGGYGYSKEYRMEQRVRDSYAWGIAGGTTDVQKTNIASALVGRRFNQRA, from the coding sequence ATGGAATTTCGGCTCACGGACACCCAGCGCGAACTGCAGGAAGCCGCGCGCAAGTTCGCCCGCGCGGAACTCTCGGACCTGGCGCGGGAGCTTGAGGAGAAAGCGAGTCCGGTCCCGGACGCGATGCGCAAACGCTACGCCGAAATGGGCTTTCTCGGCGTTAACCTGCCCGAACAATATGGCGGCCTGGGCCTCGGGCATCTCGAGGCACTGCTGGTGCTCGAACAATTCGCAATGATCTCGGTGGCGGTGGCATTTCCGGTGTTCGAGAGCGCCACGGGTCCCGTCCGCACCGTCGAGCATTTCGCGAGCGACAAGCTCAAGGCGCGTATCCTGCCCGAGGTGATCAAGGGCGAGAAGATCGTCGCGGTCTCGATGTCCGAACCTGCAGCAGGCACCGCGCTCACCGATCTCAAGACCGCTGCCCGCTATGACGGTGACGAGATCGTCCTCACCGGCCAGAAGCGCTGGTGCTCGGGCGGCGGCCATTCGGACTATTACATCGTCTATTGCCGCTTCGATGATGAGCCGGGCGCCAAGGGCATCGGCGCGGTGCTGGTCGAGAAGGAGCGCGAAGGGATCAGCTTCGGACGCCCGGAAAGTCTGATGGGCTTTCGCGGCATCCCCTCCGCCGACATCTATCTCGATGAAGTACGCGTGTCGAAGGACAATCTGATCGTGCCCAAGGGCGGCTTCGGCAAGCTGATGACCGCGTTCAGCCTCGAACGCTGCGGCAACGCCACCATGGGCCTGGGCATCGCCGCCGCTGCGCTGGAGGAGGCGACCGAATATTCGCAGGAACGCCATCAGTTCGGCAAGCCGATCGTCGATTTCCAGGCGATCCAGCTGAAGCTCGCCGAAATGGCGATGAAGGTCGAAGCGTCACGCCTGCTGATCTATCGCGCCGCGGTGAACGCCAGCCAGGGTCTGCCCTCGATCCTCGACAGCTCACTCGCCAAATGCTTTTCGAACGAAATGGTGGTCGAGGTCGCGTCCAAGGGGCTGCAGATCATGGGCGGCTATGGCTACTCCAAGGAGTATCGCATGGAGCAGCGCGTGCGCGACAGCTACGCCTGGGGCATCGCGGGCGGCACAACCGACGTCCAGAAAACCAATATCGCATCGGCGTTGGTCGGCCGCCGCTTCAATCAGCGCGCCTGA